In Canis lupus familiaris isolate Mischka breed German Shepherd chromosome 24, alternate assembly UU_Cfam_GSD_1.0, whole genome shotgun sequence, a single genomic region encodes these proteins:
- the OGFR gene encoding opioid growth factor receptor isoform X1: MDDPDCDSTWEEDDEEDGEGPSAAGDEDGEAGAPGDADAEDEDEDEEDARPPRPGALQTRMLGSRNWRAMRDTRRYRHQYPDLIERDGNGDMPNLSFYRNEIRFLPNGCFIEDILQNWRTDYDLLEENHSYIQWLFPLREPGVNWHAKPLTLREVEAFKSSKEVRERFVKAYELMLGFYGIQLEDRDTGQVCRAQNYQKRFQNLNWHSHNNLRITRILKSLGELGLPHYQAPLARFFLEETLVRRELPAVRQSALDYFVFTVRCPRQRRQLLRFAWEHFRPRRKFVWGPHDKLRRLRPPPGPGDPRPPATAGGAEDGERGGGAGGHGEAGPEPPSPKESKKRKLEASRREQAPGEPGAQGASDVEKIALNLEGCALSQGGLGGGAQERAGEAERPCPQPPGPKVAEEVRKRRKVDQGPGGGAPGDGGEDGGEGPEGAEGPEGPGCAEAREAEEGVQEAEGGRGPEQAAPGSSAGAGPPVDKEAEPGS, translated from the exons aTGGACGACCCCGACTGCGACTCGACCTGGGAGGAGGACGACGAGGAGGACGGCGAGGGCCCAAGCGCGGCGGGCGACGAGGACGGCGAGGCCGGCGCCCCGGGGGACGCGGACGcggaggacgaggacgaggacgaggaggacgcgcggccgccgcggcccggcGCGCTCCAG ACCAGGATGCTGGGGTCCCGAAACTGGCGAGCCATGCGGGACACACGCAGGTACCGGCACCAGTACCCG GATTTGATAGAGCGGGATGGCAACGGTGACATGCCAAACCTGAGTTTCTACAGAAACGAGATCCGGTTCCTGCCCAACG GCTGTTTCATCGAAGACATTCTTCAAAACTGGAGGACGGACTATGACCTCCTCGAGGAGAATCACTCCTACATCCAGTG GCTCTTCCCTCTGCGTGAACCCGGAGTGAACTGGCACGCCAAGCCCCTCACGCTCCGGGAGGTCGAG GCATTTAAAAGCTCCAAGGAGGTCAGGGAGCGGTTTGTCAAGGCCTACGAGCTCATGCTGGGGTTCTACGGGATCCAGCTGGAGGACCGGGACACGGGGCAGGTGTGCCGAGCACAGAACTACCAGAAGCGCTTCCAGAACCTCAACTG GCACAGCCACAACAACCTCCGCATCACGCGCATCCTCAAGTCCCTGGGCGAGCTGGGCCTGCCGCACTACCAGGCGCCCCTGGCGCGCTTCTTCCTGGAGGAGACGCTGGTGCGCCGCGAGCTGCCGGCCGTGCGCCAGAGCGCGCTCGACTACTTCGTGTTCACCGTGCGCTGCCCGCGCCAGCGCCGCCAGCTGCTGCGCTTCGCCTGGGAGCACTTCCGGCCGCGGCGCAAGTTCGTCTGGGGACCCCACGACAAGCTGCGCCGCCTGcggccgccccccggccccggggacCCCCGCCCGCCCGCAACGGCCGGCGGGGCCGAGgacggggagcggggagggggcgcggggggccacGGGGAGGCGGGCCCGGAGCCCCCGAGCCCCAAGGAGAGCAAGAAGAGGAAGTTAGAGGCGAGCCGGCGGGAGCAGGCCCCGGGGGAGCCGGGCGCACAGGGCGCCTCGGACGTGGAGAAGATCGCCCTGAACCTGGAGGGCTGCGCGCTCAGCCAGGGCGGCCTGGGGGGGGGCGCCCAGGAGCGGGCCGGGGAGGCCGAGcggccctgtccccagcccccggGGCCCAAGGTGGCCGAGGaggtgaggaagagaaggaaggtggaccagggcccgggcggcggcgccCCGGGGGACGGCGGGGAAGACGGCGGGGAGGGGCCCGAGGGGGCCGAGGGGCCCGAGGGGCCGGGGTGCGCTGAGGCCAGGGAGGCCGAGGAGGGGGTGCAGGAGGCAGAaggcgggcgggggccggagcAGGCCGCCCCGGGGAGCTCAGCCGGCGCTGGACCCCCGGTAGATAAGGAGGCCGAGCCGGGGTCTTAG
- the OGFR gene encoding opioid growth factor receptor isoform X3 — protein MLGSRNWRAMRDTRRYRHQYPDLIERDGNGDMPNLSFYRNEIRFLPNGCFIEDILQNWRTDYDLLEENHSYIQWLFPLREPGVNWHAKPLTLREVEAFKSSKEVRERFVKAYELMLGFYGIQLEDRDTGQVCRAQNYQKRFQNLNWHSHNNLRITRILKSLGELGLPHYQAPLARFFLEETLVRRELPAVRQSALDYFVFTVRCPRQRRQLLRFAWEHFRPRRKFVWGPHDKLRRLRPPPGPGDPRPPATAGGAEDGERGGGAGGHGEAGPEPPSPKESKKRKLEASRREQAPGEPGAQGASDVEKIALNLEGCALSQGGLGGGAQERAGEAERPCPQPPGPKVAEEVRKRRKVDQGPGGGAPGDGGEDGGEGPEGAEGPEGPGCAEAREAEEGVQEAEGGRGPEQAAPGSSAGAGPPVDKEAEPGS, from the exons ATGCTGGGGTCCCGAAACTGGCGAGCCATGCGGGACACACGCAGGTACCGGCACCAGTACCCG GATTTGATAGAGCGGGATGGCAACGGTGACATGCCAAACCTGAGTTTCTACAGAAACGAGATCCGGTTCCTGCCCAACG GCTGTTTCATCGAAGACATTCTTCAAAACTGGAGGACGGACTATGACCTCCTCGAGGAGAATCACTCCTACATCCAGTG GCTCTTCCCTCTGCGTGAACCCGGAGTGAACTGGCACGCCAAGCCCCTCACGCTCCGGGAGGTCGAG GCATTTAAAAGCTCCAAGGAGGTCAGGGAGCGGTTTGTCAAGGCCTACGAGCTCATGCTGGGGTTCTACGGGATCCAGCTGGAGGACCGGGACACGGGGCAGGTGTGCCGAGCACAGAACTACCAGAAGCGCTTCCAGAACCTCAACTG GCACAGCCACAACAACCTCCGCATCACGCGCATCCTCAAGTCCCTGGGCGAGCTGGGCCTGCCGCACTACCAGGCGCCCCTGGCGCGCTTCTTCCTGGAGGAGACGCTGGTGCGCCGCGAGCTGCCGGCCGTGCGCCAGAGCGCGCTCGACTACTTCGTGTTCACCGTGCGCTGCCCGCGCCAGCGCCGCCAGCTGCTGCGCTTCGCCTGGGAGCACTTCCGGCCGCGGCGCAAGTTCGTCTGGGGACCCCACGACAAGCTGCGCCGCCTGcggccgccccccggccccggggacCCCCGCCCGCCCGCAACGGCCGGCGGGGCCGAGgacggggagcggggagggggcgcggggggccacGGGGAGGCGGGCCCGGAGCCCCCGAGCCCCAAGGAGAGCAAGAAGAGGAAGTTAGAGGCGAGCCGGCGGGAGCAGGCCCCGGGGGAGCCGGGCGCACAGGGCGCCTCGGACGTGGAGAAGATCGCCCTGAACCTGGAGGGCTGCGCGCTCAGCCAGGGCGGCCTGGGGGGGGGCGCCCAGGAGCGGGCCGGGGAGGCCGAGcggccctgtccccagcccccggGGCCCAAGGTGGCCGAGGaggtgaggaagagaaggaaggtggaccagggcccgggcggcggcgccCCGGGGGACGGCGGGGAAGACGGCGGGGAGGGGCCCGAGGGGGCCGAGGGGCCCGAGGGGCCGGGGTGCGCTGAGGCCAGGGAGGCCGAGGAGGGGGTGCAGGAGGCAGAaggcgggcgggggccggagcAGGCCGCCCCGGGGAGCTCAGCCGGCGCTGGACCCCCGGTAGATAAGGAGGCCGAGCCGGGGTCTTAG
- the MRGBP gene encoding MRG/MORF4L-binding protein — MGEAEVGGGGAPGDKGPGEAATSPAEETVVWSPEVEVCLFHAMLGHKPVGVNRHFHMICIRDKFSQNIGRQVPSKVIWDHLSTMYDMQALHESEILPFPNPERNFVLPEEIIHEVREGKVVIEEEMKEEMKEDVDPHNGADDVFSSSGSLGKATEKSSKDKNPSDLGSKEGADKRKRSRVTDKVLTANSNPSSPSAAKRRRT; from the exons ATGGGGGAGGCCGAggtgggcggcggcggcgcgccgGGAGACAAGGGGCCGGGGGAGGCGGCCACCAGCCCGGCCGAGGAGACGGTGGTGTGGAGCCCCGAGGTGGAGGTGTGCCTCTTCCACGCCATGCTGGGCCACAAGCCCGTCG GTGTGAACCGACACTTCCACATGATCTGTATCCGGGACAAGTTCAGCCAGAACATTGGTCGGCAGGTCCCATCCAAGGTCATCTGGGACCATCTGAGCACCATGTATGACATGCAGGCACTG CATGAATCTGAGATCCTTCCATTTCCAAATCCAGAGAGGAATTTCGTCCTTCCGGAAGAAATCATTCACGAAGTCCGAGAAG GAAAAGTGGTCATTgaagaggaaatgaaggaggaaatgaaggaagacgTGGACCCCCACAACGGGGCGGACGATG TTTTTTCGTCTTCAGGAAGCTTGGGGAAAGCAACCGAGAAGTCCAGCAAAGACAAGAACCCGTCAGACTTGGGGTCCAAGGAGGGGGCGGACAAGCGGAAGCGCAGCCGGGTCACCGACAAAGTCCTCACGGCAAACAGCAACCCCTCCAGCCCCAGCGCTGCCAAGCGGCGCCGAACGTAG